One Fusarium falciforme chromosome 1, complete sequence genomic window carries:
- a CDS encoding 3-oxoacyl-[acyl-carrier-protein] reductase-like protein — protein MTTLHLQPTDNRIQGRLALVTGASGGIGSASASALAAEGCDVALHYSSSKNKVETLAQELRSKYPSQLFVTVAADLKSRDSTRNLVYNVLNNDEVTSKHKAISILVANAGLGHRIRDVKDIQEDDWDAMMEVNTRSPFVITKSCLPGMRAQSWGRVILIGSIASRGGGLNGCHYAASKGALCSMGLNLASLLAPEGVTVNTILPAMIGSTGMISPPKSESWAKGCDLEALKAIDPGLAIAAGIPVHRLGTPGEVAGIVTMMSSTGYLTGQEVILSGGLK, from the exons ATGACAACTCTTCACCTCCAACCCACTGACAACCGTATCCAGGGTCGCTTGGCTCTCGTAACCGGTGCAAG TGGCGGCATTGGTTCAGCTTCTGCTAGTGCCTTGGCTGCCGAGGGATGTGATGTCGCTCTGCATTACTCTTCTAGCAAG AACAAGGTTGAGACACTCGCCCAGGAGCTTCGAAGCAAATATCCATCACAGCTATTTGTGACAGTGGCAGCTGACCTGAAATCGCGTGACTCAACGCGTAACCTCGTCTACAATGTCTTAAACAATGACGAAGTTACTTCCAAGCACAAGGCAATTTCAATTTTGGTTGCCAACGCCGGACTAGGGCACCGCATCCGAGATGTCAAGGACATTCAGGAGGACGACTGGGATGCGATGATGGAAGTTAACACTCGCAGCCCCTTCGTCATCACCAAGTCGTGCCTTCCTGGAATGAGGGCCCAGTCATGGGGCCGTGTTATCTTAATTGGAAGTATAGCGAGTCGTGGTGGCGGCCTCAATGGCTGCCATTATGCCGCTTCGAAGGGTGCACTTTG CTCTATGGGCTTAAATCTGGCCAGCCTTCTAGCTCCTGAAGGTGTCACGGTGAATACA ATCTTACCCGCCATGATTGGATCAACTGGAATGATTTCTCCACCAAAGTCTGA GAGCTGGGCCAAGGGCTGCGATCTAGAGGCGCTCAAGGCGATTGACCCCGGCCTGGCGATCGCGGCAGGCATCCCGGTTCATCGTTTAGGAACTCCAGGAGAAGTAGCTGGCATTGTCACTAT GATGTCTAGTACTGGATATCTAACCGGCCAGGAGGTTATTCTGAGCGGAGGACTGAAATAG
- a CDS encoding Gluconolactonase — protein MSDINYAPAFKVYDDSAKSIFGDGPKLELLYENYEYPFAHEAGVFMPEDNTLFITSNQYNDCEGCRKIQVCKVSLSSAGGSTTCEEIDCPDIPMANGGVNYENGLLFCAQGTLDTPGGIVFMEPKPPYRCRKLISGFHGREFNSVNDVVVHSDGSIWFTDPIYGFEQGIRPKPKLPNQAYRYDPERESVRAVADGFGRPNGICFSPDEKIVYITDTDWIHGDGTTDDCRVSHM, from the coding sequence ATGTCCGACATCAACTATGCACCCGCGTTCAAGGTGTACGACGACTCAGCAAAGAGTATATTCGGGGACGGGCCgaagcttgagctccttTACGAGAACTATGAGTACCCGTTCGCACATGAAGCTGGTGTCTTCATGCCGGAGGACAATACACTGTTCATCACCAGCAATCAATACAATGATTGCGAGGGCTGCCGCAAGATACAAGTCTGCAAGGTTTCCTTATCTTCTGCGGGGGGTAGCACGACGTGCGAGGAGATTGACTGTCCGGATATACCGATGGCAAATGGCGGCGTGAACTACGAAAACGGCCTTCTATTCTGCGCCCAAGGAACATTGGACACACCGGGCGGCATCGTTTTTATGGAGCCAAAACCTCCTTATCGCTGTCGCAAATTGATCAGCGGGTTCCACGGCCGCGAGTTCAACTCTGTCAACGACGTGGTCGTTCACTCTGACGGATCAATCTGGTTCACGGATCCTATATATGGCTTTGAACAAGGGATTCGGCCCAAGCCGAAGCTTCCTAATCAAGCCTACCGATATGACCCCGAGCGTGAATCTGTGCGTGCTGTCGCAGATGGATTTGGTCGGCCAAATGGAATTTGCTTCAGCCCAGACGAGAAAATTGTTTACATCACAGATACCGACTGGATTCACGGTGACGGGACCACAGACGATTGTCGAGTGTCGCATATGTGA